One Aegilops tauschii subsp. strangulata cultivar AL8/78 chromosome 7, Aet v6.0, whole genome shotgun sequence genomic window carries:
- the LOC109757068 gene encoding protein neprosin yields MAWSFHFVPLLLLLLLLPSTSAVATSGHSTGNATASLRPGREPLKHRRIRALLGRLNKPPLKTIKSPDGDLIDCVPSHLQPAFDHPMLKGQKPLDPPERPKNYNSTIAGAVVVQAWHATGEACPEGTVALRRTTEKDLLRASSLRRYGRKPPRRTTRRDSTSSGHEHAVGYVNSEKYYGARASVNVWSPRIDDPSEFSLSQIWVISGSFGHDLNTIEAGWQVSPELYGDSNARFFTYWTTDAYQETGCYNHNCRGFVQTTNKIAIGAAITPQSVYNGRQFDINLMIWKDPKHGHWWLELGPGVVVGYWPSGLFTHLAHHARMVQFGGEVVNTRPPGSHTATQMGSGHFPGEGFDRAAYFRNLQVVDWDNNIIRASGLKLLADHPGCYDIQGGFNGRWGTYFYYGGPGRNVKCP; encoded by the exons ATGGCTTGGAGTTTCCACTTTGTTCCcttgctcctcctcctcctcctgctccccTCCACTTCCGCAGTGGCCACCTCCGGGCACAGCACCGGCAACGCCACCGCAAGCCTGAGGCCAGGGAGGGAGCCGCTCAAGCACCGGAGGATCAGGGCTCTCCTCGGCAGACTCAACAAGCCCCCCCTCAAGACCATCAAG AGCCCCGATGGTGACTTAATCGACTGCGTTCCCTCCCACCTACAGCCCGCGTTTGACCACCCAATGCTCAAGGGACAGAAGCCTCTG GACCCGCCGGAGAGGCCCAAGAACTACAACTCCACCATTGCCGGAGCGGTGGTGGTGCAGGCGTGGCATGCCACCGGCGAGGCGTGCCCGGAAGGGACGGTGGCGCTGCGGCGGACGACGGAGAAAGATCTGCTCAGAGCCAGCTCCCTCAGGAGGTACGGCAGGAAGCCGCCACGCCGGACCACCCGCCGTGATTCCACCAGCAGTGGCCATGAG CATGCAGTTGGGTATGTGAATTCAGAGAAATACTATGGGGCCAGAGCTAGTGTTAACGTGTGGTCACCCAGGATAGATGACCCATCTGAGTTCAGCCTGTCACAGATCTGGGTCATCTCCGGCTCCTTCGGCCATGATCTCAACACCATTGAGGCTGGATGGCAG GTAAGCCCGGAGCTGTATGGAGATAGTAATGCTAGGTTCTTCACTTACTGGACA ACTGATGCGTACCAAGAGACGGGGTGCTACAACCACAACTGCCGCGGGTTCGTCCAGACGACCAACAAGATAGCCATCGGCGCCGCTATCACGCCACAGTCGGTGTACAACGGGAGGCAGTTTGATATTAATCTGATGATATGGAAG GATCCCAAGCACGGGCACTGGTGGCTGGAGCTGGGCCCGGGCGTGGTGGTGGGCTACTGGCCGTCCGGCCTGTTCACCCACCTGGCGCACCACGCGAGGATGGTGCAGTTCGGCGGCGAGGTCGTCAACACCCGGCCGCCGGGGTCCCACACGGCGACGCAGATGGGCAGCGGCCACTTCCCCGGCGAGGGGTTCGACCGCGCCGCCTACTTCCGGAACCTGCAGGTGGTGGACTGGGACAACAACATCATCCGGGCGTCCGGCCTCAAGCTCCTCGCCGACCACCCCGGGTGCTACGACATCCAGGGAGGCTTCAACGGCCGCTGGGGGACCTACTTCTACTACGGAGGGCCAGGGAGGAAcgtgaaatgcccctga